In one window of Pseudobdellovibrionaceae bacterium DNA:
- the smc gene encoding chromosome segregation protein SMC: MRIKKLELFGFKSFKDRTVVHFDAGITGIVGPNGCGKSNIVDALVWVMGEMSAKHLRGSSMEDVIFAGAEGYAPMGMAEVSLTLENDGGPFPAKYARHSEIMVTRRLNRSGESEYQINKEPARLRDIQEIFMDTGAGSKGFSIIEQGAIGKIITAKPEERRVLIEEAAGITKFKVRKRESQRKLTSTDQNLVRLQDIIGEQKRQLDSLQRQAQRAERYRKIKDELKEKELWVSSKKYLSLHAETSEAQSIFTEAKEQEASMSAEISQIESELEQLKLNVSERESEVQQGQSENQVVQDKVKNLESEIRELQFEIEQARRNKEMTGNILEQYTVRREALEKDQKDLSERQQAAASKAGQLEQEFSEKRERFAEVQSRIQSADDELTEKRREMLAVSQSESHMEAKLSGQEAQLADLSERYEQSRAIELELTEKKTEFEQRRNKIFGELEKERQLQFDIVRDVENLTANVESLGSQVTTKQDEVARFKDELNEVASRLYGLENLRDNFEGFQEGVKSVMLWQRQKMEAVQLQGGQPVVEYRPVAEVVEVPAEYELAMEAALGNRLQMLLSSDADAAVSGVDYLKEQKNGRSSFFAGAESNAVSSSETQQSELKGESGVQAMLSDVVRVPEGHERQVAQIIKDIVIVDSIRTALALRPNYSGKTFVTVDGDTLSEDGVLTGGASENADSGMLKRRREIKELSQKREEAAGKLSLAQASLQKLEKQHKALAEQLETAKKQSSEKEILITGLKKDFERAENELNNAQTALNRQQEEVSRHDSQLQVLNEKIVELRETLLEVKEKKQGLERSVEALTEELRQIRQGIDEKQQEVTRLQVESASRRQEAEGLRHQLEMVTKSLNEVETQLGEMSEESQRNTESLSSNQIIIERSKVDLESLIRQAKEQEKKLAQAKDAYEQAVAHLRRREEQVGSSLRGINEYRSRMSEAELKLEQLRMKEQYLLDQINERYMLDLREVAPQYKDQEGDIAATEAELSDLRGKLSRIGEVNLSAIEEYDDLVQRYEFLSQQHKDLMEAKEQLRKVIDRINRICSRRFKETFEQVNERFTKVFPVLFGGGEARLILVEDELKGEMGIDIVSRPPGKKLQNVSLLSGGEKALTAVSLIFAIFLVKPSPYCLLDEVDAPLDDANVFRFNDLVKEMSKRSQIIVVTHNKHTMRVNNKLFGVTMQEKGVSKLVSVSLAEAVKVAEA, translated from the coding sequence TTGAGAATCAAAAAGCTGGAACTTTTTGGTTTTAAGTCGTTTAAGGACCGCACCGTGGTTCATTTTGATGCTGGCATCACTGGTATCGTTGGACCAAACGGATGTGGAAAATCCAATATTGTGGATGCTCTAGTTTGGGTGATGGGCGAAATGTCAGCCAAACACTTGCGGGGCTCATCCATGGAAGACGTTATCTTTGCGGGAGCCGAAGGCTATGCCCCCATGGGTATGGCCGAAGTGTCGCTGACCCTTGAGAATGACGGTGGCCCGTTTCCGGCAAAATATGCCAGACATTCTGAAATCATGGTCACTCGGCGGCTGAACCGCTCGGGCGAGTCAGAGTATCAGATTAATAAAGAACCCGCTCGCCTTCGTGATATTCAAGAAATTTTCATGGATACCGGCGCCGGCTCAAAGGGATTTTCCATTATTGAGCAAGGGGCTATCGGTAAGATCATTACGGCTAAGCCAGAAGAGCGGCGCGTGTTGATTGAAGAAGCTGCTGGAATCACCAAGTTTAAAGTGAGAAAGCGTGAATCACAGCGAAAGCTCACGTCAACAGATCAAAACCTAGTGCGTCTGCAAGATATTATTGGTGAGCAAAAGCGCCAGCTAGACAGTTTGCAAAGGCAAGCGCAGCGGGCGGAACGATATCGAAAAATTAAAGACGAGCTTAAAGAAAAAGAGCTTTGGGTCAGTTCAAAAAAATATCTTTCTCTTCACGCTGAAACGAGCGAGGCTCAAAGTATTTTTACGGAAGCCAAAGAGCAAGAAGCCAGCATGTCGGCTGAAATCAGCCAGATCGAATCAGAGCTTGAGCAATTAAAGCTTAACGTTTCTGAGCGTGAGTCTGAGGTTCAACAGGGGCAGTCAGAAAACCAAGTTGTTCAAGATAAAGTGAAAAATCTTGAAAGCGAAATCCGAGAGTTGCAGTTTGAAATTGAGCAAGCCCGTCGTAACAAAGAAATGACCGGCAACATCCTTGAGCAATATACAGTACGTCGTGAAGCTCTTGAAAAAGACCAAAAAGACTTGAGCGAAAGGCAGCAGGCCGCGGCCAGCAAAGCCGGGCAATTAGAACAAGAGTTTAGTGAGAAGCGTGAACGGTTTGCGGAGGTGCAATCACGTATTCAATCTGCCGATGATGAGTTAACTGAAAAGCGTCGAGAGATGTTGGCCGTGAGTCAAAGTGAATCTCATATGGAGGCAAAGCTTTCAGGCCAAGAAGCTCAATTGGCAGATCTTTCAGAGCGGTATGAACAGTCTCGCGCCATTGAACTCGAGCTTACAGAAAAGAAAACAGAGTTTGAACAGCGGCGTAATAAAATTTTTGGTGAACTCGAAAAAGAGCGACAGCTGCAATTTGACATAGTCCGCGACGTAGAGAATCTCACCGCTAACGTGGAGTCCCTTGGATCACAAGTGACAACTAAGCAAGATGAAGTGGCGCGTTTTAAAGATGAGCTCAATGAAGTGGCGAGCCGTTTGTACGGTCTTGAAAACTTGCGAGACAACTTTGAAGGTTTTCAAGAGGGCGTTAAATCTGTGATGTTGTGGCAGCGACAAAAAATGGAAGCCGTGCAACTGCAAGGCGGACAACCGGTTGTGGAGTATCGGCCCGTCGCAGAGGTTGTGGAAGTTCCCGCTGAATATGAGTTGGCCATGGAAGCCGCCCTCGGAAATCGCCTACAAATGTTACTCAGCTCAGATGCTGACGCGGCAGTATCTGGTGTGGACTATTTAAAAGAACAAAAAAATGGTCGGTCGAGCTTTTTTGCTGGGGCCGAAAGCAATGCGGTGTCATCCTCAGAGACACAACAAAGCGAGCTCAAGGGTGAATCCGGTGTTCAAGCCATGCTCTCTGATGTGGTGCGTGTGCCAGAGGGCCACGAACGACAGGTGGCGCAAATCATTAAAGATATCGTCATTGTTGACTCTATTCGTACGGCACTGGCGTTGCGTCCCAACTATTCGGGAAAAACATTTGTGACCGTTGATGGTGACACACTGTCTGAAGATGGCGTGCTAACGGGTGGGGCGTCAGAGAACGCTGACTCCGGAATGTTAAAACGGCGTCGTGAGATTAAAGAGCTTTCGCAAAAACGAGAAGAGGCGGCCGGAAAGTTATCCTTAGCCCAAGCGTCTTTGCAAAAACTGGAGAAGCAACATAAAGCTTTGGCCGAGCAGCTTGAGACAGCGAAAAAACAAAGCAGTGAAAAAGAAATTCTTATTACAGGATTGAAAAAAGACTTCGAACGGGCTGAGAACGAATTAAATAATGCACAAACTGCATTGAATCGCCAGCAAGAAGAGGTCAGTCGACATGACAGCCAGCTTCAGGTTTTAAATGAAAAGATTGTTGAGCTGCGCGAAACTCTGCTTGAAGTGAAAGAGAAAAAGCAGGGTCTTGAACGGTCTGTGGAGGCGCTGACTGAAGAGTTGCGGCAAATTCGTCAAGGCATAGACGAAAAGCAACAAGAAGTGACACGGCTTCAGGTCGAATCCGCTTCTCGTCGTCAAGAGGCCGAAGGGTTAAGGCACCAGTTGGAGATGGTGACGAAGTCTTTAAATGAGGTCGAGACGCAGTTGGGAGAGATGTCAGAAGAGTCTCAACGCAATACAGAATCGCTGTCGTCAAATCAAATCATCATAGAACGTTCAAAAGTCGATCTTGAAAGCCTTATTCGCCAAGCCAAAGAGCAAGAGAAAAAACTAGCTCAGGCTAAAGATGCTTACGAGCAGGCAGTGGCTCACCTCCGGCGCCGAGAAGAGCAAGTGGGTTCTTCTTTGCGCGGAATCAACGAGTACCGAAGTCGCATGAGTGAAGCTGAGCTCAAGCTAGAGCAGCTGCGCATGAAAGAGCAGTATTTGTTGGATCAAATCAACGAACGATACATGTTGGACCTTCGCGAAGTGGCGCCTCAGTATAAAGATCAAGAGGGCGACATAGCGGCCACAGAAGCTGAGCTGAGTGACTTGCGTGGTAAGTTGAGCCGAATTGGAGAAGTGAATCTCTCAGCCATTGAAGAGTACGATGATCTTGTGCAGCGCTATGAGTTTCTCAGCCAGCAACATAAAGATCTCATGGAGGCCAAGGAGCAATTGCGTAAAGTCATTGATCGAATCAATCGCATTTGTTCTCGGCGGTTCAAAGAGACCTTTGAACAGGTCAATGAGCGGTTTACAAAAGTCTTCCCCGTTCTGTTTGGCGGTGGAGAGGCTCGCCTGATCCTTGTGGAAGATGAGCTCAAAGGGGAGATGGGGATCGATATTGTTTCTCGGCCTCCTGGTAAAAAATTACAGAATGTGAGTCTTTTGTCCGGTGGTGAGAAAGCATTGACCGCTGTGTCCTTGATTTTCGCCATCTTCCTCGTTAAACCGTCGCCATACTGTCTACTGGACGAGGTGGACGCTCCGCTTGATGATGCCAACGTGTTCCGCTTCAATGATTTGGTGAAAGAAATGTCAAAACGAAGCCAAATTATTGTTGTGACCCACAACAAACACACGATGAGAGTGAACAACAAGCTCTTCGGTGTGACCATGCAAGAAAAGGGCGTATCCAAACTTGTCTCAGTCAGTCTAGCTGAAGCTGTAAAAGTAGCTGAAGCGTAA
- the ftsY gene encoding signal recognition particle-docking protein FtsY — protein sequence MLATAVYYFARYYFRTHDKDQEVVPKLREEAPALQKDLVRETATLELVKEEKHTAEDRVEPKAPIAESAPVKPLEKPREEKPAPVKDLRSALANTRSSMFGRFKEALLNKPRLSEDDFEYLEEVLYTSDLGPHTVQRLVEAIGNRLSAEDRADLEKVRLALKNEMLTIFSELNEEHAGDPEFKEMDAVDKFIKQSAVKHKPLVWMVVGVNGAGKTTSIGKLASRAQSIGLKTLVVAGDTFRAAAEDQLKIWSERAGADTFSPEGVKDPSAVVFDGLAMAKSKDYDFVIIDTAGRLHTQTNLMEELKKMKRVMEKVAEGTPHEVMLVLDANSGQNAMVQAKTFSEALDVTGVVLTKLDGTAKGGVAVGLAYELGLPIRLIGVGEGVEDLRPFHHQEFVDSII from the coding sequence ATGCTAGCCACAGCTGTTTATTACTTTGCTCGATATTATTTTCGCACCCATGATAAGGACCAAGAGGTGGTGCCAAAGCTGCGAGAAGAAGCGCCGGCGCTGCAAAAAGATTTGGTTCGTGAAACCGCCACTTTAGAGTTGGTTAAAGAAGAAAAACACACCGCCGAAGACCGTGTTGAACCCAAAGCACCCATCGCAGAATCTGCTCCCGTAAAGCCCCTAGAAAAACCGCGTGAAGAAAAACCGGCACCCGTAAAAGATCTGCGCTCCGCACTGGCAAATACTCGATCAAGTATGTTCGGTCGATTTAAAGAAGCCCTACTCAATAAGCCCCGGTTGTCAGAGGATGATTTTGAGTACCTAGAAGAGGTTCTTTATACCAGTGATCTGGGGCCGCACACGGTGCAGAGATTGGTAGAAGCCATTGGAAATCGGCTTTCTGCTGAAGATCGCGCGGATCTTGAAAAAGTAAGGCTGGCGCTAAAAAATGAAATGCTGACCATTTTCTCCGAATTAAATGAAGAGCATGCGGGTGATCCTGAATTTAAAGAAATGGACGCCGTCGATAAGTTCATCAAGCAATCAGCGGTTAAGCATAAACCGCTGGTTTGGATGGTGGTGGGAGTTAATGGGGCTGGAAAGACCACTTCAATAGGCAAACTGGCAAGCCGCGCTCAAAGCATTGGGCTAAAAACTTTGGTGGTGGCCGGAGACACTTTTAGAGCCGCCGCTGAAGACCAGTTAAAGATTTGGAGCGAGCGGGCCGGTGCAGATACATTTAGCCCTGAAGGAGTCAAAGACCCCAGCGCGGTGGTGTTTGATGGCTTAGCCATGGCAAAGTCCAAAGACTATGATTTTGTGATTATCGATACGGCGGGGCGGCTGCACACACAGACTAACTTGATGGAAGAACTAAAAAAAATGAAGCGGGTAATGGAAAAAGTCGCAGAGGGTACGCCGCATGAAGTGATGTTGGTTCTTGATGCTAATTCAGGACAAAATGCGATGGTACAAGCCAAAACATTTAGCGAAGCCCTCGACGTCACCGGTGTGGTGCTCACAAAGCTTGACGGTACAGCTAAAGGCGGTGTGGCCGTGGGGTTAGCCTATGAGTTGGGATTGCCCATCCGACTTATTGGAGTGGGCGAGGGCGTAGAAGATCTTCGGCCCTTTCATCACCAAGAGTTTGTAGATTCGATTATCTAA
- a CDS encoding M48 family metalloprotease, with protein sequence MGRLIALIILLVSFQTYTKKAEAKLSFWQETALSFDDYLRDTIQPAAQKMYEDYYDRWGKDIGNQFLATIRSVSSFVKETSSYSYKYWSNRYPETFSDLERVPTPIKRSYEKFILTLWRSLNTVEQATAHLPNEYKDASEFAVLVINAIKNAKQHPQQPQLDALLRQLRPHAADPEMRDCYQVQVIELGFNNAFNIGCNIFVTEKMVKELPDEQLLAVLAHEISHGDQGHSVESIFSLATSTGAHVSQLIMDELLWMFTGDQTQRLQRVLGSGNMPVILDAFGEKAPAQEMEADHFGACLLKRAGFPQEWMQDALLALHKVSRETYDQMSSDFDDDVNGENVRKYPSLKKRMDAAVCL encoded by the coding sequence GTGGGGCGTTTAATTGCATTGATAATTTTGTTAGTTTCATTTCAAACATACACAAAAAAAGCCGAGGCAAAACTCAGTTTCTGGCAAGAAACGGCACTGAGCTTTGACGATTATCTGCGTGATACGATTCAACCGGCCGCTCAAAAAATGTACGAAGACTACTACGATCGATGGGGCAAGGACATAGGCAATCAATTTTTGGCTACCATCCGTTCGGTATCTTCTTTTGTTAAAGAAACCTCATCCTACAGCTACAAATACTGGTCCAATCGATACCCTGAAACATTTAGCGATTTAGAGCGAGTTCCCACGCCGATAAAAAGGTCTTACGAAAAGTTTATACTGACACTATGGAGAAGCCTTAACACAGTGGAACAAGCCACCGCTCATCTCCCCAACGAGTACAAAGATGCTTCTGAATTTGCTGTTTTGGTTATTAACGCCATCAAAAATGCAAAACAACACCCCCAACAACCCCAGCTCGATGCTTTGCTGCGCCAACTTCGCCCCCACGCCGCCGACCCTGAAATGCGCGACTGCTATCAAGTGCAGGTGATCGAGTTGGGTTTTAACAATGCCTTTAATATTGGGTGCAATATTTTTGTAACAGAAAAAATGGTTAAGGAGCTGCCTGACGAACAACTGCTAGCGGTATTGGCTCATGAAATCAGCCATGGCGATCAAGGCCACTCTGTGGAATCTATTTTCTCTTTGGCGACCAGCACAGGAGCCCATGTGAGCCAGCTAATCATGGACGAACTTCTCTGGATGTTTACCGGGGATCAAACCCAAAGATTGCAGCGAGTTCTTGGCAGCGGGAATATGCCCGTCATACTGGATGCATTTGGCGAAAAAGCGCCAGCCCAGGAAATGGAAGCCGATCACTTTGGAGCCTGTCTATTAAAACGCGCAGGGTTTCCCCAAGAATGGATGCAAGATGCGCTGCTGGCTCTGCACAAAGTCTCACGGGAAACGTACGACCAGATGAGTAGCGACTTCGACGACGACGTGAACGGAGAGAATGTTCGCAAATACCCCTCACTAAAAAAGCGCATGGATGCAGCGGTCTGTCTCTAA
- a CDS encoding DDE-type integrase/transposase/recombinase, with the protein MRLNLDKLRREAKKFRKKDKILTLRLLALIELAKREHSGNLSDLDYELVGLEIGKSGRTVYRWRKSYLEGGHRKLTPRKAPGRQAQDITGWTAYHIRRWRKLCGWGAEVIQAHLKRYLGVELSLYRIHRFLKNAGLVGSKRRAKPASSHTTVVKVELPGVHTQIDVNWQTTLLENGKKCYVYNFVDHASRWEFKRAYEGYGHWETERFMIELLRAVPFWITSTQTDNGVEFTNKFVSRIDDPLPHILDELCDEHGIRHRLIPPGEKELNGLVERSHRMDDEELFHRARPQNIEQLNEYLEQYCQWKNSWRLRKALGWKSANEYLLQYPQVLKPGAKEKLLAADTQSETTMKAA; encoded by the coding sequence ATGCGTCTTAATTTAGATAAACTGCGAAGAGAAGCCAAGAAATTTCGAAAAAAAGATAAGATTCTCACTTTGAGACTACTTGCGTTGATAGAGCTAGCTAAAAGGGAACATTCTGGCAACCTTTCGGACTTAGACTATGAACTTGTGGGTCTGGAAATCGGTAAATCTGGCCGTACTGTTTATCGCTGGAGAAAGAGTTACCTCGAGGGTGGACACAGAAAACTAACGCCAAGAAAGGCACCAGGGCGACAAGCACAGGACATCACTGGCTGGACGGCTTATCACATCAGGCGATGGCGCAAACTCTGTGGTTGGGGCGCTGAGGTGATACAAGCCCACCTCAAACGTTACCTTGGAGTGGAGCTGTCACTGTATCGTATCCATCGGTTTTTGAAGAACGCGGGCCTTGTGGGCTCTAAGAGGCGTGCAAAGCCGGCGTCTAGCCACACCACCGTTGTGAAGGTAGAGTTGCCAGGAGTGCACACGCAGATCGATGTTAATTGGCAAACAACGCTCCTTGAAAACGGCAAGAAGTGTTACGTCTATAACTTCGTTGATCACGCATCGAGGTGGGAGTTTAAGAGGGCCTATGAAGGTTATGGTCACTGGGAGACTGAACGCTTTATGATTGAACTACTAAGAGCAGTGCCTTTTTGGATAACCAGCACTCAGACAGACAATGGCGTGGAATTTACGAATAAATTTGTCTCACGAATCGACGATCCTTTGCCGCATATTTTGGATGAACTATGCGATGAACACGGCATCAGGCACAGACTCATACCTCCAGGAGAAAAAGAGCTTAACGGGCTTGTAGAGCGTTCACACCGCATGGACGATGAAGAGTTGTTCCATCGAGCAAGACCGCAAAACATCGAACAGCTTAATGAATACCTCGAACAGTATTGCCAATGGAAAAACTCTTGGCGGCTCCGAAAAGCTCTCGGATGGAAGTCTGCTAACGAGTACCTCTTGCAGTACCCTCAAGTGCTAAAACCCGGGGCTAAAGAAAAATTATTGGCTGCCGATACCCAAAGTGAGACAACCATGAAGGCAGCCTAA
- a CDS encoding right-handed parallel beta-helix repeat-containing protein, with the protein MRAATTTLIQATLRALTGLTALPLLFGCQLANNEINGSIKSPPQTPGSPSPVVPQLSYSGVPDYFVAGQNIASLTPTTNVVSGGIYSVSPPLPAGLVLNEVSGAISGAPTNAFSPTTFSLTLTHDGQTVTDSIELEAGLLFLVNTVNDTSDINPGDEICGDFSGDCSVRAAFEEGAALSDILVVVDVPAGNYDLPSNPLTISSRVIMNGAGPSQTIFDANPDASPIEHVFIIDAVAEATLRGFAAVNANIVNGTNFLGILYLGYGGGIYSQADTLNLENCDVSGHRDTPGTLTTTMGLGIYSAGSYLNVDNCTIDDNVSSLSAGVGFANGGAGIAHFGITHIRNSVISNNTMLNANDSTGGGLWLDAATIEDSQIFGNRARLHGAGINASSLTLINSQVFLNGGSGIVFGAGIRLGSGAVKNSAVYDNFGGDAEIYGVDGTIEVNNSTVFSNNTPFAIISDDAHFQILHSTLVTDVSVALNTSGTGSGTHTLGHSIVHAISGDSCGNASRVTSTGYNIINDLTCNFSSVGDVENIDPEVGVIANNGGPTSTMAISATSPARNAIPASNCNLSVDQRGEPRPMGGACDIGAFEYAE; encoded by the coding sequence ATGCGAGCAGCTACAACCACATTGATACAGGCGACCTTGCGGGCATTGACCGGCCTGACAGCTCTCCCTCTGCTGTTTGGCTGTCAACTTGCTAACAACGAAATCAATGGCAGCATTAAGTCCCCGCCTCAGACCCCCGGAAGCCCAAGTCCAGTTGTTCCTCAATTAAGCTACTCCGGGGTACCTGATTACTTTGTTGCAGGTCAAAATATTGCATCTTTAACACCAACAACAAACGTTGTTAGCGGAGGGATCTATAGTGTTTCCCCGCCATTGCCTGCAGGCCTAGTATTAAATGAAGTCTCCGGTGCAATCTCAGGCGCTCCAACGAATGCATTTTCGCCAACAACATTCTCTCTCACATTGACTCACGATGGACAAACAGTAACTGACTCTATCGAGTTGGAAGCAGGCCTTTTATTTTTAGTCAATACTGTCAACGATACCAGCGACATTAACCCAGGCGACGAAATTTGCGGTGATTTTTCTGGTGACTGTTCCGTCCGTGCAGCATTTGAGGAGGGGGCGGCGCTTTCTGATATTTTGGTTGTGGTCGATGTTCCCGCGGGCAACTACGACTTGCCATCCAATCCTCTCACCATTAGCTCTCGAGTGATAATGAATGGTGCCGGACCCAGCCAAACGATCTTCGACGCCAACCCTGATGCGTCTCCCATTGAACATGTCTTCATTATTGATGCCGTGGCGGAAGCCACCCTTAGAGGTTTTGCCGCGGTCAATGCCAATATAGTCAATGGCACTAACTTCTTAGGAATATTATATTTGGGATATGGAGGGGGCATCTATAGTCAAGCCGACACTCTGAATTTAGAAAACTGCGATGTCTCTGGACATCGTGACACGCCAGGTACTCTAACGACAACCATGGGCTTAGGAATTTATTCTGCTGGATCATATCTTAACGTTGATAACTGCACAATTGACGACAATGTGTCGTCGTTGTCCGCAGGAGTCGGGTTCGCAAATGGAGGAGCAGGCATTGCTCATTTCGGAATCACCCACATCAGAAACTCTGTGATCTCGAACAACACCATGCTCAATGCCAACGACTCGACAGGGGGAGGTTTATGGTTAGATGCGGCAACAATTGAGGACTCCCAGATATTTGGTAATCGGGCAAGACTACATGGCGCTGGGATTAATGCCTCTAGTTTAACTTTGATTAATTCGCAAGTTTTTCTCAATGGCGGCAGTGGCATCGTGTTTGGGGCTGGCATACGATTAGGGAGTGGCGCCGTAAAAAATAGTGCTGTCTATGATAATTTTGGTGGCGATGCTGAAATTTACGGGGTCGATGGAACCATCGAGGTCAATAACTCCACCGTTTTTTCAAACAATACGCCCTTTGCCATAATTTCTGATGATGCCCATTTTCAAATACTTCACAGCACATTGGTTACCGATGTGAGCGTTGCACTAAACACCTCTGGGACAGGTTCTGGTACACATACACTGGGCCATTCCATTGTACATGCTATTTCAGGGGACAGTTGTGGCAATGCTTCAAGAGTCACGTCTACAGGTTATAACATTATTAACGATTTGACCTGCAACTTTTCTAGTGTTGGCGATGTGGAAAATATTGATCCTGAAGTGGGAGTCATTGCCAATAACGGCGGACCCACGTCCACCATGGCCATCAGTGCCACTAGCCCGGCTCGCAATGCCATTCCAGCTAGTAATTGCAACTTGTCGGTTGATCAAAGAGGCGAACCTCGTCCGATGGGAGGCGCATGCGACATTGGTGCGTTTGAATACGCTGAGTAG
- a CDS encoding DUF4160 domain-containing protein → MYNVIMPTIFVIGPFKIIINTKDHRPAHVHCVGPGVFVIVEIVTQEVIRNKGVSPKDIKRLQLFIEGNKDVLMNEWRHYHEEE, encoded by the coding sequence ATGTATAATGTAATAATGCCGACGATCTTTGTTATTGGCCCATTTAAGATCATCATAAATACAAAAGATCACCGGCCAGCCCATGTGCACTGTGTTGGACCAGGTGTTTTTGTGATTGTTGAAATTGTGACCCAAGAAGTGATTCGTAATAAAGGGGTTTCTCCAAAGGATATTAAACGGCTGCAATTGTTTATTGAAGGAAACAAGGATGTCTTGATGAACGAATGGAGGCATTACCATGAAGAAGAATAA
- a CDS encoding c-type cytochrome, with protein MPNAHSLQNYGWLLVKGFFGLAFTLLLARCSDPLNTAGDVEPTFSSLYSKLFSTECASCHQPGGSGYVAGAPLDFSSTSTGYFSLFQSVGGASNSGTCGSLSNVAAGSPSQSYLMGVVSSQYYEDNFGGVSGCTPINTHINGVVNLSTSEQAALEQWIQSGAANN; from the coding sequence TTGCCTAACGCTCATTCTTTGCAAAATTATGGCTGGCTTTTAGTTAAAGGTTTTTTTGGCTTGGCTTTTACGCTCTTACTAGCCCGCTGCTCGGACCCATTAAATACGGCCGGAGATGTGGAGCCCACGTTTTCTTCGCTGTATTCGAAGTTGTTTTCTACTGAATGCGCCAGCTGTCACCAACCTGGCGGATCGGGGTACGTGGCAGGCGCCCCGCTGGATTTTTCTTCCACCAGCACTGGCTATTTCAGTTTATTTCAATCCGTGGGCGGGGCATCGAATTCAGGCACTTGTGGTTCGTTGTCTAATGTGGCCGCCGGCAGCCCAAGCCAATCGTATTTAATGGGTGTTGTAAGCAGTCAGTACTATGAGGACAACTTTGGGGGCGTCAGCGGTTGCACTCCGATCAACACCCACATCAATGGCGTTGTAAATCTCAGCACCAGTGAGCAAGCCGCGCTTGAACAGTGGATTCAAAGTGGAGCCGCTAACAACTGA